A window of the Cuculus canorus isolate bCucCan1 chromosome 3, bCucCan1.pri, whole genome shotgun sequence genome harbors these coding sequences:
- the CRLS1 gene encoding cardiolipin synthase (CMP-forming) isoform X1, with the protein MLAAAWLGRAAGALLRGGGRGRPGGAFCLAAAGKTPASSEHRRLLRRLLSGGAGGGGVGLPQPPRRRRAELYENPWTIPNILSMARMGLAPVLGYLIVEENFNVALGVFVLAGVTDLLDGFIARNWANQKSALGSALDPLADKILISVLYVSLTCANLIPVSLTSMIILRDVALIAAVFYVRYKTLSPPRTLSRYFNPCYATAQLKPTFISKMNTAVQLILVAASLAAPVFNYVDSIYLQTLWCITAFTTVTSAYSYYHYGRKTVQVIDNK; encoded by the exons ATGCTGGCCGCCGCCTGGCTGGGCAGGGCGGCCGGGGCGCTGCTCCGTGGAGGGGGCCGCGGGCGGCCGGGCGGCGCCTTCTGCCTGGCGGCGGCGGGGAAGACGCCCGCCTCGAGCGAGCACCGGCGGCTGCTGCGGCGCCTCCTcagcggcggggccggcggcggCGGGGTCGGGCTGCCACAGCCTCCCCGGAGGCGCCGCGCCGAGCTG TATGAAAATCCCTGGACGATCCCAAATATCCTCTCAATGGCACGAATGGGTTTGGCGCCAGTTTTAGGCTATTTGATTGTTGAAGAAAATTTCAATGTTGCACTGGGTGTCTTTGTTCTGGCTGGCGTAACAGATTTG ttggATGGATTTATTGCACGAAACTGGGCTAATCAGAAATCGGCTTTGGGAAGTGCTCTTGATCCTTTGGCTGATAAAATTCTCATCAGTGTGCTCTATGTAAGCCTAACTTGTGCAAATCTTATCCCAG tttcacttaCTTCTATGATTATCCTGAGGGATGTAGCACtcattgctgctgttttttatGTGCGATACAAAACTCTTTCTCCACCG AGAACACTCAGTAGGTATTTTAACCCATGTTATGCTACTGCCCAATTAAAACCAACATTCATTAGCAAG ATGAATACAGCGGTTCAGCTAATTTTGGTGGCAGCTTCTTTAGCAGCTCCGGTTTTCAATTATGTGGACAGCATATATCTGCAGACGTTATG GTGCATTACAGCTTTCACCACGGTAACGTCTGCATACAGCTATTACCACTATGGCCGAAAAACGGTTCAGGTGATAGATAACAAATGA
- the CRLS1 gene encoding cardiolipin synthase (CMP-forming) isoform X2 yields the protein MLAAAWLGRAAGALLRGGGRGRPGGAFCLAAAGKTPASSEHRRLLRRLLSGGAGGGGVGLPQPPRRRRAELYENPWTIPNILSMARMGLAPVLGYLIVEENFNVALGVFVLAGVTDLLDGFIARNWANQKSALGSALDPLADKILISVLYVSLTCANLIPVSLTSMIILRDVALIAAVFYVRYKTLSPPRTLSRYFNPCYATAQLKPTFISKMNTAVQLILVAASLAAPVFNYVDSIYLQTLWFLKPI from the exons ATGCTGGCCGCCGCCTGGCTGGGCAGGGCGGCCGGGGCGCTGCTCCGTGGAGGGGGCCGCGGGCGGCCGGGCGGCGCCTTCTGCCTGGCGGCGGCGGGGAAGACGCCCGCCTCGAGCGAGCACCGGCGGCTGCTGCGGCGCCTCCTcagcggcggggccggcggcggCGGGGTCGGGCTGCCACAGCCTCCCCGGAGGCGCCGCGCCGAGCTG TATGAAAATCCCTGGACGATCCCAAATATCCTCTCAATGGCACGAATGGGTTTGGCGCCAGTTTTAGGCTATTTGATTGTTGAAGAAAATTTCAATGTTGCACTGGGTGTCTTTGTTCTGGCTGGCGTAACAGATTTG ttggATGGATTTATTGCACGAAACTGGGCTAATCAGAAATCGGCTTTGGGAAGTGCTCTTGATCCTTTGGCTGATAAAATTCTCATCAGTGTGCTCTATGTAAGCCTAACTTGTGCAAATCTTATCCCAG tttcacttaCTTCTATGATTATCCTGAGGGATGTAGCACtcattgctgctgttttttatGTGCGATACAAAACTCTTTCTCCACCG AGAACACTCAGTAGGTATTTTAACCCATGTTATGCTACTGCCCAATTAAAACCAACATTCATTAGCAAG ATGAATACAGCGGTTCAGCTAATTTTGGTGGCAGCTTCTTTAGCAGCTCCGGTTTTCAATTATGTGGACAGCATATATCTGCAGACGTTATG GTTTCTGAAGCCTATTTGA